The region aaggcattccggccattattccgaccatccattcccgaatcccgactccactcgacgagagcatcacacctatggttttatttctacattctaccatgtgtataggctaggctctctttgttgctccgagttgtaatctaggcttgtgtatttgttttaacaccttgaatcgtatgtttgataccaacaatgtgtttgataattaaaatgctacgtttttggctaatgatgtagtgttgttaaatcttaactattgtctctttaacatagcttaggattgatcgtttgttggtatgctttcgatttagaactgttcaggggataaattgatagtggattaggtaagtgattatagtagacgacatttattcccgcgcatccgcaggaattaaatgtcgttgaaagttggttcatggaacaagtgttcagctgactgtgaactatacgtcgtagacatgttcagtgcacgcgattaggttgataattataatcccgtcgtatgtttcgttgtaaatggtgtaaaacaacgcaagcttagtgagcaacttggagtgacctgTCTTTCTCGTGTCAAAAATCTCATTTTAGTAGCTTAATTTAGTTAaccatctcaaaatcaaaacaaaatctttatatgctttgtgtagtcatattaagtgtaagcaatcttgcctccctgtggatcgacacttgaaatactactacgatactgtattattgcagtagtgtagtattattagagttaaaataattgaacttgataatctttatacattgattaagaactctaaaatatcaCATCATGAGGTCTCACCACCTAGTGACATAATATTAATactctaaattttatttataaattgggTTTTAATTAAGACCACACAATTGTATGACCCCTTCCTTTGTcacactattttattttttaccttATATACTTGGTTTCAGAGAAGGAAAGTTTGTTAATACTagtatagtactactactttttaattaatttacaacTTTTTAAAGATATCAAGTAACATTATCATATAAGCTAATTACAGTTTGTAATCTAATCTAATCTATTAACAAAATTATCCACATAATTGTATGTGTACACATTTTTTTGTTCTTCTTCTTGGGTGACGGTCTGAcggaattattattattacataaaatatatactactattaatttattactgCATATGATAGTAGTAACTAGTAGTAATAAACAATTATATGTACATGAACTGTGGCGCCAATAATGCAACAAAGAAGTAGTACTAATCTTTAATAATTATGGGTTGTGTTCAATCATGTGGACATTGGTATTCCACTTTCTTATTCACTATTTAGTTTTAAATCTTATTCATGTGCCTATATTAGAAAACAATTTATAGACCAAaatgtagtagtattaattattaaCTGATTTGTACATATGCCTAACAAATAGTTTTTGCAATAAGACACTTTCTCTCTCACATACACGTCTTATCAAGTTGAACTATACCAATTTGTTATATATTGGTTGATGTCATTAATGTTTATTTAATCAATTTAGATTAAATATGCTATATTCAAACAATTAGTAGTAACAATTATGAGTATCTAATTTTGGCTTATGTAATCAATGCCACTTTCAACCTATCAAGATGACTCATATTTAAGTTGAAGATAAGCAAAATGGGCCCTCCAACCATTGTAATAATTTATTTACATGAGataatgcaaaattgattagGCAGCAATAATACCTAACACCCTTGTCTCACTCCTATtcccaaattatttaattataactttGTATTAAACCtaaaagccaagcatcccaacCTCAAATCAaccatttttatttctttatatatACAATATAATGTTTGCTTCATCATTCTCTCCACTAAGTCCCCACAAACTTACAAAGAAAAGGACCAACcacatttcttcttcttcgtcttcttctttctcatctTCCCAAAACCTATATGATTTCATGGCTATAGCCATAAGTTTATCGACCGGTGTTTCGTCTTCTATTCTCGTATTTACCCGCGATCCGATCAAACGGGCTTCGAGGGGTAGTTTGGTCATGATGTGTGCCGCCGGTCCCATGCCAGCTGGCATCCAGATCAGGTCATATGATCACAACAAGATCAAGGTAAGATCATTTTCAATAATTCACATGAATTTTGTTCTATAGTTCAAGTTAATTTACAACTTAATATTTGTTAAAACTCTTTCTCTTTTCACATGATTAATCATAGGTGTTTGAAGATAAATTAAATGGTGTAGTTTGCTACAAAGATGCAAATGGAGAGATGATTTGTGAAGGATACGATGAAGGCCCTCGTTTTTCCCAACGAATTTCTTGTGATTCAAGGTAACATAATAGTGTTAATTTGTCACAACGCAAGACTCGAAAATTATTCAATTTGTCGACAATTTTTTAGTAACTCGACTTGTATTTGACTCGATTATTTCATCATGTGACAGTGGAGATGCTGAGATAGTAGACTTGCTTCAGAGATGCTGGCTTCATGAATCTGATGAAAAAGAGCTGACTATATTTTGACATCATAGAAATACTAAAGTTTTTGAGGAATTAGAAGATGTTTTGTATATTGATAACAAGAATTATTAATCTTCAGAAACAGAATATAATGTGGATGAAATCCAGAAATCTATGAAATCATGTATTTCTTTCttgatttttcattttgggaaTTCGAACGTACATGTAAATGAAGGTTTTTGTTAACTTGTTTGTTAGTAGCTCGAGCTCAATATACAAATGACTTGTTTAGTATTGAGCTCACAATTTAAACCCCGAGGCTTAAGCTCGACTCGTTAATTATACTCGTTAATTATAGGGATATTGGTCGCTAAAAAGTGGTAAAAGATGCATAGATCTGCAAAAGCAGATTTGCAACTTCATGGCTGAAAACAGAGCAACACACAAAATGAATGTGTACAATGGGACTTGCATATATTTTtccctgaaaaatatgaattctACCACTAAACAAGATTCAAATGGCCACTGCTTACAAAAGAATATAGAAATGGAGAAAAATagatatacaaaaaaaaaatgaagtgagCTTCAAAATATACAAGCAAATGAGGTTTCTTCACTAAGCAGAGGGCATATAATCATGTGCGGTATTCTGTGACTGTGACTTCTCTTCAGCCATCTCCGTCTGCGACTGGCTACGAATGATCATAGGAGGTGACCATTGATCTGGGACCATCAAGAAATACGTTGTCATGGCCTTCCTGAATCTCCTCTTGTACTGCTTCGGAGAGATCACGGTTGGTGAGGCGTTCTTGGGCCCGCCAAGAATGCCCGACGCCTTCACCCATGTCTCGAGATGCTTGTCCCATGTGTACTGTCTCATGAAGTCGATGATCCCAAGGACAAGCTCGTGCTTCTGTTCGTCAACCCCGACTAGTAGCGAGTAGTCCATCACGTCTATGGACTGCAGCCAGAGATGGGAGGAAATGAACATGTAAGTAAAGGCAGTGTGACTTCGTTAACGATAAGGAGAGAAGATGAGAAACTTACAGCGAGAAAAGCAGTGTCGTTCCACACTGCTCTTTCTAGTACTCGTTTGGCTTTGTTTCCGACAAATATGGGAGATGTGGGCATTGCTTCGATCAAGTTCTGGTCCAACAACACCTTATTACTTCCGGAAGAATCAGGATTGTATCGCGATCTGGATGAACCTTTGAGATCGTAGAGACGTGTCATGTTTCTTCCGAATAGTAGATTCTCCATCACCAACACGTCCATTTTGGTTTCCTTCCCTCCTTTTAGATGTTTTGAAGATACCTTTTCGAAGGAAACAACATAGAATTCAAACATGATGTTAAATTTACCACAAAATATCATACTTCATTCATCGATAAAGATTCAGTTTTTTGGATGGAGATATACCTGATAGATACCGAGGATCTTTGCCAGGCAGGTTGGGCTTCCTGTTCCGATGGACTCAGACAGGTACTTGAAATAGCCCGGAGCGAACTTGATGAACGACTCCAGCTCAGTCTTCGTCACTTGCTTGATTATGAACCGGTCATCCAAAGTTTTTGCAAAGAAGACGTTGCTCTTCCCACCTTGGGCGCCCCACTTCTTGCAACGGCTAAGGGATCTAACGAAATCCATCTCCGATGGGCAACATATCCTCCTCAATGCATCAAAACGTTTTGCATAGTAACATGTGACCGTGTATTTGACCTTCCCAAGGGGGCCATCATCGGTAAAGGACACTCTGGCGTGCAACGCTTTTGTATATGAGACCGGGTCCGAATTCAAGGAATTGCGGAAACTCATCAACATGCTCTCTTCTCCGGATCCAAGACTTTTGTACGATTCCAGCATCACCTCGTCCAACGATGAAAATGACTGAAAGGAGGACCCGGCATCAAGGGATTGCATTGAAAAAAAAGATTCTGCAGTGTCCCTAGATTTTTCAGGCTCATCAGAGATTTGGCCAAAGTAATCATGCGAAACGAGAGCATACGATATAAGACTCGTTGGCTCATCATCATAAACTGGGATGACAGTTTCGTTTATCCCCACGGGGAGAAGCAACCTGGCCCCACCTTGGAGTTCGGGGTCCTGAAACGAGGAGATGTATACTGGATCATATCCACCCAACACATCCAGCTTCAAGTCCAAGCCCGAGCAATTCTTGCTTGGTGATCTGTGGTAGATGGAAAATGGTGTGGTCAGCCAGCTCTCAGAGTCATCCACATCACCAGAATTATTGGTAGATAAGAAGGAAGGCAACTCCTCTCTGTCATATTCCATATCCAACTTGTCAAATCCTCTGACAGCAGATGAAGTATCGACTTCAGTTAACTCTGGCACGCTGCACTTTATCTGGACTCCTACACCAGGATTACTCTCACCAGTCCACGCGGCATCAAGAGTATCCGACAAAGATATAGGAGTTTGACCATCTAAGAGAGCTTTATGTACATTGACGCTCGAAGCCAGAGCATCCGATTTATCAGCAGACCTTACTTCATGAGAGGGTTCAAGAGGGTTCTGATCTCCATGATTCGGATTTGAGGATAAATCAGTTCTTTGGGGAATCACCTCGAGGTGATTGTAGAGCAGACCGACCTTGCCATGATCGGGATTTTCTTTGAGCTTTGCATCGGCAGCAGCCGACACCAAACTGCTTAAAGTATTACTGGTTGGAACTAGTACATTTACATCTTGAAGTCTCTCAGTTTCACAGAGAATTTTCTGAACGGCCTCTGAAGTGGAAACCTCCACCTTATTTGGTTTGTTACTAGAATCTAGACTGGCTGCGTATATCAGGCGCTGGTCCCACACATAAGACTGAAAAGCTAGCTCTCTGCGCAGCCGATTGAGCTCGAGAATATCAATGAGAGGTTGCCCTATTCTTGCCTCCCTTCTCATGATTTTCCGGAGCATTTCCTGCCAAAAAAAAGGATATTAATCACATGAAAATTGCTTTGTAAATGAAACTCTTGATTTGAAAATGATCCCTAACCTCAAACATTGACTTTTCCTTCTGCAAGAGCCCTTCTAGATCTATAATCAGGTGCCTAGATTCATGAACATTCACAACACCGTTCATCGCACCTGCACTGCTTTTTCTTTCTGCCAAAAGACGTAGAGCATTGAGAACTTCAGAGAAGAGGAGCTCAGCACGCCCAACCACCTGTGAGACAGTTAGAAAGTGTAAATGAAAGGATATTTGGCATATCTAAAGAGACAAGAGATCCCGAAGGAATAAAAAGAGAGAATGACATTTGTTTCACCtcattcatttctttttctatCCACTCCTGATTTTTGTAGTTGAAATCAAGTTTTGAGGGAGGTAGGTACACCGAATGAACATCAATCGACGCATAACGAAAGCAAGCAACCATTTGCCCGAACCTGCATCAGCCAAGCAAGTAGACTTGGTTGATAAAATAGATCCAATATGCTCGAGAGGCAGTGGTAAATATGTATGGAACACGAGAAATGGATCATACCCATAAAATCGAAGACAGTCCCTATGCAAAGAATGGCCACAACTGGCCACTCTACTCGCAGCTGCATGGTTCGAAAAGCTTAGCTCCAAAAACTTTCCAAATGACAACCCCCATGCAGCATCCGACATCAAAACACGCCTAGTTGCAGGCGGATATCCATTAGCCCTGGGACATCTCAAGCAACGGTGCCACATCCAAATCTTCCCTTCCCGTTCACCAGGTAAAATTATTTCAGGTAGTTTTTTCACTGAAATTGTCAGAGTACCTTGTCTATGAGTGTAGCACTGGACATGAGCCTCGGAAGCCATCTCACATGAACGGCATACAAAACTCTGTTGCATATGGTAGACACGTCAGTAAGACTGAAAATTTTGTCTTCAgtttgaagagagagagagagagagatacctGATCGAATAAATGATCCCGCAGATAACGGCCCAATGGCTTGTCAAAGCTACCATAATATTTGATCCGGAACAAATGTGATCTTTCGCAGACAGTCCCCTTCCATACACATCTCGATGACAATGAGACTAAGATGCTTTGATGATCTGACGGAGAAGGTGGAAATTCTTCTTTCAGAGCAGGTTGTTCATCAGAAATTTTGAGAGCATCCGTTTGTAAAGATGTTAGATTTGAGCCATTACTCTTAGAATCTATAATTTTGACATTTGAATCTCCAAATTGATTAGAGGAGTGGATATCTGCCGCTGCAACAGAAAGTCCGTTTAACTCACTAGGTTTTGCCTCAATGGACAGGCCCAAGTCTAGAATAGCTTGATCTTCAGCAGACAATGGATTCGAGGATGAATGCTGATCCACGCAAGATGATATTGGAGGCTCACCATATTGAGAGCTTAAAGGAGCAGGGATATTATGCGTGTCTGAATATTCATGAATCGATGCAATCGTTTCCCTGATTAGATCTGAAGGGGGTAAAGTATTTGATCTCTGTAGATCACCAACAGATTGAGGTCCGGGAGTTTTATCACCAGATGGAACTGAAAAACCAGGTACCGTTGAGATGGATCTGTCGATTGTCGACTGCTTATCTGGTAGTGCAACTGTGATAGGAGAGTTCAATGGAAGTGCTGGCAAAGAGGCACCTTCATCAGCAAGAAAAGACGTCTCCAGAGCCAAGTGATAAGCTGCAAAAACTCCATACTGTACGACATGCTTCACTTTCTTCAATTCATCCCCACTGGCACCTCGAAGTATTATCTGAAGAAAATAAACAGCCACAATACCCCTAAGAGAGCTAAACTTGAATACTGAATTTTCAAAATGATAAATCTGTCACAAACTTACAGTGCATCCTTGTGGCTTGGGGCAACCTTCGAAATACATCAGAGTCTTCACCAGCTTCTTTCCAGCCTGGCCAGCACTACCGTGCTCTTCCGTAAATCTCATTACATTGAACATGTCACAATAACCCACCTTCTCTGATGATAGGTGATCAATTGAAGGAACGATTTGGGCACCAGTACAACGGGCTATACGCTCCAGAAGTGGTCTTTTAATATTCAGAACAAGTGATATTTCTTTCGCGAGAAGGTACTCCTGGGCGTAGCGCGAAACAGATTTCTCAACCAGAAGAATATTAGGAGTGTGCACACTTATCTTTGCAACAGCCATCTTCAGATGATCCATTTCCTGTTGAACAGTCAAATGTTAAACTCAATGACCAAGGAAAATATAAGCTTAGATTTAAATAAAGTGAAGTCAATAATACTGCCTGTTGTAACAGTGTATCAAAGCTTGAAAGAGCATTAGAAACCCGCTGGTACTCAAGTACCCCTCCAAGGATCACTAAGCGAGGCTTCTCAACTCTTGATGTCATCCGTCGATGAGCCACATTTTTCTTGCACACAACTCCTCTGACCACCAAACTGTAAGGTAAAATTGTCACCATCCGAGGAATACAAAATAATGTAACAGAATATAAACACAAGAATGATGTTCTACTTTCAACCTCCAAAATCCTCTACATTGAGTCATTGACTGAAATCTAAATATACCTAAAGGTATAGGTTTATTATAGGAAGGGGCATATTTCAGAAATACTGAAGCAGTAGAGGAAAGAAGAACATGGTCCATAAATCCCATGTTCTATGATGATTCGGTATTCATAATCACCAGCTTCGTCTCTTTGTTGAGTttgactttaaaaaaaatttcacctttTTCATTACCCTGTTTGCTTTCATCTCAGtggaaattaaagaaaatcaCACACAGAGAAAATATTTACTAACCATTTGCAAGCTGGTTAAAGTATTTACCTCTCACTTCGAAGCCCTGAAGCTAAACATTTTACTTTGACATATCCCCCTGGGTCCATTTGTCCCCCCTGGCTCATATCTGGTTTTAAAAATGTGGCAGCCTCCCATGACAAGGCAATGATTATTTCCAACCAACTCTCTTTGTCATTTTCATCCTCTGAAAGAAGATTATCTACTTGCAAAAGTTGAGCTACTAAAGCCCGAAAATGGCCTTCGACCACACTCTTCATGGCTCTCTTATGCTCCTCGATTGATTTCTCCCGACTACGAAACTCCCCACTCCCAGAGCTGCTTGAATTGTTCAAATATCCCCATTCTCCAGCAGCATCCCCATCACCGTCATCCTCGAATACAAGTGCTTCCctttcatcatcttcatcttcaggCTCGGGAGGGAGCCACAAAACTCCATTGTTTTCAAAATCAACAGGCTCTGTATTTACGTCTTCTGCCACATATAGAGAAGAAGGTGCCTCACATTCATCACCAATATCGTGTTCAGCATCTTTTTCAGCAATCTGCTGTGATTCTTCAGAGTTTCGGGAATTAAGACTATATCGCAAAGGGGAGCTGGTCGTACTTTTTGAATCAACAGCATCTCCATCAGGATGAACTTTACGTGAGTTGTAATCACTGTTGATATCCTCGAATTTAACAGGACCATAGTAGCCATTAACCTGGGAGAAGTCACTAGCTATGGGACCTAACTGAGATATTCCAAATTCATCATCCTCGTCATCACTCCTGTTAAACAAATAATGATGAGAAATACTATCAACCAAATATTGATTTTCAATGCTTAAACTCACGTGAATAAATATAAGCACTCAACAAAACAATTGAGCATAACTACACTACACTAATATTTTCACCACAATTAACTATTTCATCCGAAATAAAATATCATGCCTCTAATCTATTCAAGCTTTATAAAATCTCTTGAGACACTCAAAGAAACATGCTATCTATGAAATTAATAAAGGAAGATCAGAAATAACCTGTTTCGGAAATAATCAAATTGGTCATCAGACAGGTTTTGCTCCTCCGTGACATTGATCTTTGCTGCTCCAACATTTTGCCTATCTAAATCTGCTTCCATTGAGAGTGATTGCATCGGGGTGGGGCCAGCAGACTGTGGTACTGACACAAATGTAGTGCTACTACCACAGGTGCCACTAGATCTGGTGCTAAGAAAACTGGTTGTTGATGGAGAAGTACAGCTGGCATCGGGTAGGTCCACTTGAAGCCCATCATCAACAGCTACACTCAACTCTTTTCCCCATTGATCTTTCGCACTTTGCTTGAAACAGTAGTTGCAGACCCTAATCTTATCTCGCTCTTCTAATGAAATCTTTGGCTCGCTATGTCCAACAGGAAGCCAATTCGAAGTACACTTGGCACAGAAAATCCTACCACATAGACGACAATGATGTCTACGATTAAACAAGGTAAACTGTGAATCACACTCATAGCATACCCTGCAACTCTGGTCGGGCATCCAGAAATCCCTCGACACATGTGCAGGCTCCGACCGCCATGACATCCAAGATTTAAACAAGCCTACCAGATCCGGAAACGTCCTATCAGGGTCATCCATCGACTCAACAACCCTCCCTTCCAACTCATTGTGATATACTCATTTCTTTCCAACTCAAACATCCATTCCCAACAACCCCTGACACAGAGAATCACAATAGATTAATAATGACTCCTCAACTTCAATACAACAAATAACCTATTAAGTAGTAACAAACTGATCCAATCTTATCAATAGATTCTACTTATAAAACACTCAATTGAAACTAAAACAGCTGCAATACACTTGATCCACTCAAAATTAAGCACAATCCCCTAATCGTTTTTCCCCCTCCCAACTTCCTTGATCAAGAACTAATAGCCGTAGCTCCCGAATTCCAGCTGGCAACTCTACCCACACAGCAGAgcaatgaaagaaaaataaccACAACAACTAAAACGAATCCAATATCAATCCCTCACACACAGCAGAGCAATGAAAGAAAAACGAACCTTTATACATATAACTTCCGAAGGGGAAATCCGGAGAAACACGCCGCAATCACTGgattcaaaaaaataatcacTCTGTATCCCCTCTGTCACACAATTCACTCTGAAAAACGCGGGATTTCGGGGAGAAACAGTTGCCCCTTCTCATTCAGCGAGTGTCAGCCCTAATTTCTTGATCCTCAAATATATGGGAAATCGGAAGTTGAATCACCAAGATTAATCGTAATTGGGGCGTGAATTAATACAACTAAGTAACTAATTTTCGAAATGATTCGTCGTGGTCAGAGATTTGCAATTGCATGATTATAATAATGGTAGGAGAAATTTGATTGAGAAGAAAGCGACTGAAACAAGCTAAGCTGTACGTAGCCATTTTCATCCCAATTTAAATAATCACAATTTGTTGATTAACACAAAATTATGAAAGCGACGGCCTATGGTTAACAGACACGTGGCTATATTCCAATTGTCGCTTaacatatattttcttttttgctaGATTTGAAAGCTGACTTAAATTGTTGTATCAggcaataaaataaattagttttagCGGACTGCttcttattttataaaataatatttgctTGTGTAATTGGAAATTGGAATTGATAGATTTTTCTTGatgtataatattttattatgtgTTACGTATTAATTTTGGAAAAGGGATCACAAAAATAAAGTGGAGTATATCAATTATCTTCTTGATTAGGTTATCAATTTTACTAGGTAATTTGATGAGCTGTTATTCAATTATGGGGTATTTATTTAAATGTTAATGTTAATTTCCAATTTGGGTAAATGGTCAATACTTGCTCCATTTACTCCGACCAATTACTAAATCACTTTCgggatttaaaatttataattcaaTATGTAATAATTAAGTTATGTTGCCACTACTGCCATTCACCAATTGCCACTCATTGTATATCATGTACTCTACTcgttatgtttttgtttttaatttccattttttaataatttgatttttatatGTAAAATCAAATTATGGTCAACTACTTTAATTTTGGGCCAAATCTCAAAAGGATTTGAAATTATGGGCTATTGAGAGCTGTAATTACCAAAATTATGTTAGAATTGTTTTGCAAAGCTACTGACCGCTTTATCATGGGCTCTAGTATAATTTAATATCCGAAAGTGAAATAACGGGTCGGCCCATCTGGTCCATGTTAAATTGGTACTCTACTTTTATTatagaaaattgattaattGCTCGaactttataaaattttaatgacaattcacgaatttataatttttattaaatcatTAGTCTcaaaatgaagttgattttaaaaataaaatggtaTTGTTCTgtttaacataaaaaataaaagtaattttaaatgaataaagTATGTATTAGTACTTAGGAGGGTCCGAATAGTCATTCGAGGACCTTGCATCGGCTGCATCGCCATCTTCTTGCTCTCAGCTTTGGGGCCGACTATGTCGTTCTCTGTTTTTGGCATATATCTACAAGTCTGTCGTTGACAAACAAATTGACCGGCGTCCCAAAAAATTGAGTCATTCTCATTTCACGAATCAAGTCGTAGAGAGGAATAAATAGGTATGACAACATTGTCACTAGGGTTTACAAGGGTCCTAAACACAAATATGAGGAGCACAAGAACCTTGGCACAAGGTCGTCATGATCAAGAGGCTGGTTTGGCTTACCAAAACAATATCTTTTATCCTTCGAGAGGCATGCACAAATCAAGGGGCACGATATACCAACTAGTCATCTATGACTTGGGGATGCTCGTTGAGGGTTTGAGTTGCCTATGAACATAAAATGCCAACTAAACATTGTTAGCAAATGCATTGCCACAtgaagtctcatttcttg is a window of Salvia splendens isolate huo1 chromosome 3, SspV2, whole genome shotgun sequence DNA encoding:
- the LOC121794137 gene encoding 1-phosphatidylinositol-3-phosphate 5-kinase FAB1B-like isoform X1, whose translation is MDDPDRTFPDLVGLFKSWMSWRSEPAHVSRDFWMPDQSCRVCYECDSQFTLFNRRHHCRLCGRIFCAKCTSNWLPVGHSEPKISLEERDKIRVCNYCFKQSAKDQWGKELSVAVDDGLQVDLPDASCTSPSTTSFLSTRSSGTCGSSTTFVSVPQSAGPTPMQSLSMEADLDRQNVGAAKINVTEEQNLSDDQFDYFRNRSDDEDDEFGISQLGPIASDFSQVNGYYGPVKFEDINSDYNSRKVHPDGDAVDSKSTTSSPLRYSLNSRNSEESQQIAEKDAEHDIGDECEAPSSLYVAEDVNTEPVDFENNGVLWLPPEPEDEDDEREALVFEDDGDGDAAGEWGYLNNSSSSGSGEFRSREKSIEEHKRAMKSVVEGHFRALVAQLLQVDNLLSEDENDKESWLEIIIALSWEAATFLKPDMSQGGQMDPGGYVKVKCLASGLRSESLVVRGVVCKKNVAHRRMTSRVEKPRLVILGGVLEYQRVSNALSSFDTLLQQEMDHLKMAVAKISVHTPNILLVEKSVSRYAQEYLLAKEISLVLNIKRPLLERIARCTGAQIVPSIDHLSSEKVGYCDMFNVMRFTEEHGSAGQAGKKLVKTLMYFEGCPKPQGCTIILRGASGDELKKVKHVVQYGVFAAYHLALETSFLADEGASLPALPLNSPITVALPDKQSTIDRSISTVPGFSVPSGDKTPGPQSVGDLQRSNTLPPSDLIRETIASIHEYSDTHNIPAPLSSQYGEPPISSCVDQHSSSNPLSAEDQAILDLGLSIEAKPSELNGLSVAAADIHSSNQFGDSNVKIIDSKSNGSNLTSLQTDALKISDEQPALKEEFPPSPSDHQSILVSLSSRCVWKGTVCERSHLFRIKYYGSFDKPLGRYLRDHLFDQSFVCRSCEMASEAHVQCYTHRQGTLTISVKKLPEIILPGEREGKIWMWHRCLRCPRANGYPPATRRVLMSDAAWGLSFGKFLELSFSNHAAASRVASCGHSLHRDCLRFYGFGQMVACFRYASIDVHSVYLPPSKLDFNYKNQEWIEKEMNEVVGRAELLFSEVLNALRLLAERKSSAGAMNGVVNVHESRHLIIDLEGLLQKEKSMFEEMLRKIMRREARIGQPLIDILELNRLRRELAFQSYVWDQRLIYAASLDSSNKPNKVEVSTSEAVQKILCETERLQDVNVLVPTSNTLSSLVSAAADAKLKENPDHGKVGLLYNHLEVIPQRTDLSSNPNHGDQNPLEPSHEVRSADKSDALASSVNVHKALLDGQTPISLSDTLDAAWTGESNPGVGVQIKCSVPELTEVDTSSAVRGFDKLDMEYDREELPSFLSTNNSGDVDDSESWLTTPFSIYHRSPSKNCSGLDLKLDVLGGYDPVYISSFQDPELQGGARLLLPVGINETVIPVYDDEPTSLISYALVSHDYFGQISDEPEKSRDTAESFFSMQSLDAGSSFQSFSSLDEVMLESYKSLGSGEESMLMSFRNSLNSDPVSYTKALHARVSFTDDGPLGKVKYTVTCYYAKRFDALRRICCPSEMDFVRSLSRCKKWGAQGGKSNVFFAKTLDDRFIIKQVTKTELESFIKFAPGYFKYLSESIGTGSPTCLAKILGIYQVSSKHLKGGKETKMDVLVMENLLFGRNMTRLYDLKGSSRSRYNPDSSGSNKVLLDQNLIEAMPTSPIFVGNKAKRVLERAVWNDTAFLASIDVMDYSLLVGVDEQKHELVLGIIDFMRQYTWDKHLETWVKASGILGGPKNASPTVISPKQYKRRFRKAMTTYFLMVPDQWSPPMIIRSQSQTEMAEEKSQSQNTAHDYMPSA
- the LOC121794137 gene encoding 1-phosphatidylinositol-3-phosphate 5-kinase FAB1B-like isoform X2; this translates as MCRGISGCPTRVAGIFCAKCTSNWLPVGHSEPKISLEERDKIRVCNYCFKQSAKDQWGKELSVAVDDGLQVDLPDASCTSPSTTSFLSTRSSGTCGSSTTFVSVPQSAGPTPMQSLSMEADLDRQNVGAAKINVTEEQNLSDDQFDYFRNRSDDEDDEFGISQLGPIASDFSQVNGYYGPVKFEDINSDYNSRKVHPDGDAVDSKSTTSSPLRYSLNSRNSEESQQIAEKDAEHDIGDECEAPSSLYVAEDVNTEPVDFENNGVLWLPPEPEDEDDEREALVFEDDGDGDAAGEWGYLNNSSSSGSGEFRSREKSIEEHKRAMKSVVEGHFRALVAQLLQVDNLLSEDENDKESWLEIIIALSWEAATFLKPDMSQGGQMDPGGYVKVKCLASGLRSESLVVRGVVCKKNVAHRRMTSRVEKPRLVILGGVLEYQRVSNALSSFDTLLQQEMDHLKMAVAKISVHTPNILLVEKSVSRYAQEYLLAKEISLVLNIKRPLLERIARCTGAQIVPSIDHLSSEKVGYCDMFNVMRFTEEHGSAGQAGKKLVKTLMYFEGCPKPQGCTIILRGASGDELKKVKHVVQYGVFAAYHLALETSFLADEGASLPALPLNSPITVALPDKQSTIDRSISTVPGFSVPSGDKTPGPQSVGDLQRSNTLPPSDLIRETIASIHEYSDTHNIPAPLSSQYGEPPISSCVDQHSSSNPLSAEDQAILDLGLSIEAKPSELNGLSVAAADIHSSNQFGDSNVKIIDSKSNGSNLTSLQTDALKISDEQPALKEEFPPSPSDHQSILVSLSSRCVWKGTVCERSHLFRIKYYGSFDKPLGRYLRDHLFDQSFVCRSCEMASEAHVQCYTHRQGTLTISVKKLPEIILPGEREGKIWMWHRCLRCPRANGYPPATRRVLMSDAAWGLSFGKFLELSFSNHAAASRVASCGHSLHRDCLRFYGFGQMVACFRYASIDVHSVYLPPSKLDFNYKNQEWIEKEMNEVVGRAELLFSEVLNALRLLAERKSSAGAMNGVVNVHESRHLIIDLEGLLQKEKSMFEEMLRKIMRREARIGQPLIDILELNRLRRELAFQSYVWDQRLIYAASLDSSNKPNKVEVSTSEAVQKILCETERLQDVNVLVPTSNTLSSLVSAAADAKLKENPDHGKVGLLYNHLEVIPQRTDLSSNPNHGDQNPLEPSHEVRSADKSDALASSVNVHKALLDGQTPISLSDTLDAAWTGESNPGVGVQIKCSVPELTEVDTSSAVRGFDKLDMEYDREELPSFLSTNNSGDVDDSESWLTTPFSIYHRSPSKNCSGLDLKLDVLGGYDPVYISSFQDPELQGGARLLLPVGINETVIPVYDDEPTSLISYALVSHDYFGQISDEPEKSRDTAESFFSMQSLDAGSSFQSFSSLDEVMLESYKSLGSGEESMLMSFRNSLNSDPVSYTKALHARVSFTDDGPLGKVKYTVTCYYAKRFDALRRICCPSEMDFVRSLSRCKKWGAQGGKSNVFFAKTLDDRFIIKQVTKTELESFIKFAPGYFKYLSESIGTGSPTCLAKILGIYQVSSKHLKGGKETKMDVLVMENLLFGRNMTRLYDLKGSSRSRYNPDSSGSNKVLLDQNLIEAMPTSPIFVGNKAKRVLERAVWNDTAFLASIDVMDYSLLVGVDEQKHELVLGIIDFMRQYTWDKHLETWVKASGILGGPKNASPTVISPKQYKRRFRKAMTTYFLMVPDQWSPPMIIRSQSQTEMAEEKSQSQNTAHDYMPSA